In Vitis vinifera cultivar Pinot Noir 40024 chromosome 11, ASM3070453v1, a genomic segment contains:
- the LOC104880698 gene encoding uncharacterized protein LOC104880698: MKRKQLTITDLHFDVLKLIIVLVANSSNGAADLARTISVSRVFMEFAGDRDILRVVVFDNLKLSRRFQSLQNVKGLIYSCAHAGNISAQYLLAKTLLLATSKLLIREKEYAWLQATSTCLCAECRAYSRWVAEEYTSASSSMVPFLHSRVLRPVSRPSLPHFILVRLFLERCSHDDLLKMRLYLNHYFEYFLGSGGAGFLVLFNCIKKMCIYGDAARCFERMAKDSIEMKVKAESSAKLSDKGAKGIIAVHSRMIDWSHQCSARQREMEDMLRGRREYDGEPLDFDKIFATLTKEFETTTAVKEECPNDIWYKSPHVVAIIFGRLEAMFTENSRVAFENVETNRGFAISLFDQLFP; the protein is encoded by the exons ATGAAGAGGAAGCAGCTAACCATTACCGACTTACACTTTGATGTGCTAAAACTTATAATTGTTTTGGTGGCTAATTCATCAAATGGGGCAGCAGATCTAGCTCGAACAATATCTGT TTCTAGAGTGTTTATGGAATTTGCGGGCGATAGGGATATCTTACGAGTGGTGGTGTTTGATAATCTGAAACTATCAAGGAGATTTCAGTCTCTCCAGAATGTAAAAGGATTGATATATAGTTGTGCACATGCTGGAAATATTTCTGCTCAGTATTTGCTTGCAAAG ACATTACTGTTGGCCACTTCCAAGCTGTTGATCAGGGAAAAGGAATATGCTTGGTTACAAGCTACTTCTACCTGTTTATGTGCTGAGTGTCGAGCATATAGCAGATGGGTTGCTGAAGAATATACTTCAGCATCTTCATCTATGGTTCCTTTCTTGCATAGTCGGGTTCTTCGCCCAGTTTCACGTCCAAGTCTACCTCACTTTATACTTGTGAGGTTGTTCCTGGAACGATGCAGCCATGATGACCTTCTCAAAATGCGTCTCTACTTGAATCACTATTTTGAGTACTTTCTTGGATCAGGGGGAGCTGGCTTTCTCGTGCTCTTCAATTGTATCAAGAAAATGTGTATATACGGTGATGCTGCACGATGTTTTGAAAGGATGGCAAAGGATTCCATAGAAATGAAAGTTAAAGCTGAAAGCAGTGCCAAATTATCAGACAAAGGAGCAAAAGGTATAATCGCGGTCCATAGTCGGATGATAGACTGGAGTCATCAATGTAGTGCCAGGCAGAGAGAGATGGAAGATATGTTAAGAGGAAGGAGAGAATATGATGGTGAgcctcttgattttgataagATATTTGCTACCTTAACTAAGGAGTTTGAAACAACTACTGCTGTTAAGGAAGAGTGCCCAAATGACATATGGTACAAATCACCACATGTGGTAGCTATAATCTTTGGCAGACTTGAGGCAATGTTCACAGAAAATAGCAGGGTAGCATTTGAAAATGTAGAAACCAACCGGGGTTTTGCAATTTCGTTGTTTGATCAATTATTCCCTTGA